A single region of the Armatimonadota bacterium genome encodes:
- a CDS encoding phosphopantothenoylcysteine decarboxylase: MSVFEGKHILLGVTGSIAAYKAADIASKLTQAGAEVDVVLTEHARRFITEVTFRAVTRRPVLTDLFDEPEERQIAHIHLAKRADVLLIAPATANILAKLAVGIADDLLSTLALATQAKIVIAPAMNTVMWQHPATQRNVKVLEERGVTFVYPAEGMLACGDVGAGKLADTPTILATVEAVLNPPLRGVHILVTAGPTEEPIDAVRHISNPSSGKMGYAIAEEAVRQGAEVTLVTGPTLLEPPAGANVVRVRTAQQMLDACLQVYDEVDVVIATAAVSDYRPAEVWQGKRKKGEQEWTIRLVPNPDILRTLGKRKDKHILVGFAAETQDLLENAQAKLREKHLDLIVANDVSQQGSGFRTDTNRVTLLWADGTQEALPLMSKREVARYLLDAICKRLLQSGRAKSI; the protein is encoded by the coding sequence ATGTCGGTCTTTGAAGGCAAACATATCCTGCTGGGCGTCACGGGCAGTATCGCGGCGTACAAGGCGGCGGATATCGCTTCCAAGCTCACGCAGGCGGGAGCAGAAGTAGATGTGGTGCTCACAGAGCACGCCCGTCGCTTCATCACCGAGGTCACCTTTCGCGCCGTTACCCGCCGCCCGGTGTTGACTGACCTGTTTGATGAGCCTGAGGAGCGACAAATCGCGCACATTCATCTGGCAAAGCGGGCGGATGTGCTGCTGATAGCTCCTGCTACCGCCAACATCCTGGCGAAGCTGGCAGTGGGCATCGCCGACGATTTGCTGAGCACCCTGGCGCTGGCGACACAGGCGAAAATAGTGATTGCCCCCGCGATGAACACCGTCATGTGGCAGCACCCAGCCACCCAGCGCAACGTGAAGGTACTGGAAGAGCGGGGTGTCACCTTTGTGTACCCTGCCGAAGGGATGCTCGCCTGTGGAGACGTGGGAGCAGGCAAATTAGCGGATACGCCCACCATTCTCGCGACGGTGGAGGCGGTACTGAACCCTCCCCTGCGCGGCGTGCACATTCTGGTCACTGCGGGACCAACGGAAGAGCCGATAGATGCAGTGCGCCATATCTCCAATCCCTCTTCGGGCAAAATGGGCTATGCGATTGCCGAGGAGGCGGTTCGGCAGGGGGCAGAGGTGACTCTGGTAACGGGACCCACCCTGCTGGAACCTCCTGCGGGCGCAAATGTGGTGCGTGTGCGTACCGCACAGCAAATGCTGGATGCCTGCCTGCAGGTGTATGACGAGGTGGATGTCGTCATCGCCACCGCCGCCGTCAGTGACTATCGCCCTGCCGAAGTGTGGCAGGGCAAGCGCAAGAAAGGCGAACAGGAATGGACGATTCGTCTGGTGCCCAACCCGGACATCCTGCGTACCCTGGGCAAGCGTAAGGACAAGCACATCCTGGTGGGCTTTGCAGCGGAGACGCAGGATCTGCTGGAGAATGCGCAGGCGAAGCTGCGAGAGAAGCATCTGGACCTGATTGTGGCGAACGATGTCTCGCAGCAAGGCTCCGGCTTTCGCACCGACACCAATCGGGTGACCTTGCTGTGGGCGGACGGCACCCAAGAG